One segment of Solanum stenotomum isolate F172 chromosome 1, ASM1918654v1, whole genome shotgun sequence DNA contains the following:
- the LOC125855753 gene encoding uncharacterized protein LOC125855753 yields the protein MSGLVLDKLKGFQAKNLLYVVVLVLALPNRITAISAGAAATPKQSGGWGGSGSRAEIKFDLGYKVAFVPKAFPLHANHLSALYNSFIIDKATSDLKNTKVRLKGTINQI from the exons ATGTCTGGCCTTGTATTGGACAA GTTAAAGGGCTTTCAAGCAAAGAATTTGTTGTATGTAGTGGTTTTGGTACTTGCACTGCCCAATAGGATAACTGCAATTTCAGCTGGTGCAGCAGCTACACCCAAACAATCTGGTGGATGGGGAGGTTCAGGTTCTCGTGcagaaattaaatttgatttagGTTATAAAGTTGCATTCGTTCCAAAGGCTTTTCCCCTCCACGCTAATCATTTATCTGCGTTATACAATTCCTTTATC ATTGACAAGGCTACATCTGACCTTAAGAATACGAAGGTTAGGCTTAAGGGCACGATTAACCAG ATTTAA